The genomic region CGGGTCTCGCCGGACCAGGTTTGGGTTTTCAAATCGCAGAACGCCAGTCTGTACCAGGCCTTTTACGGAGTCAAAGCGGACAACGATCTGTTCAGCCGCAACTACCTGTACTACCGTCCCGGGCGGAGGGTTTATCCGTTCGCCATCGCGTATCTGTCAACGAACTACCGCCGGAAAATTGACCTGCGGTATTTTGCCGGGGCCGGAGGGACGGGACAACTCATCCGCCGGCCCGGACACACGCTGAAACTGGCGGCGGGCGCGGTGTACGAAAGCACCCGGTTTACCGCCGCCACCTTCAACGAAACCCGCTACGACGGTTCTGAAACCATAGGCGTCTGGCGGGTAACCACCTGGCTTGGCGGGTGGCATTCCCTGTGGGACGGGCACCTGCGGCTTTACTACGACGCTTACTACCAGCCCGCTTTGTCGGACACCCGGAATTACCGCTGGCAGTACGATGTCGGGGTCGATTTTCCCGTCTGGAAAGGCTTGTCTTTCAATGCGCTCTATACCTATACCCACGAAAATGTGGTCGTGCAGCGGATACGGCCCGACGACCGCATCCTGACGGTTGGGCTGGCCTACGCCCTCCGGAAGGTCCATCGCCGCTGATACTTTAAATCCGTCAACCCCATGAAAATGAGTAACCAGTTACTGTATATCCTGCTGGCAGTAGGAGCCGGCGCCATGATTCCTTTCCAGAGCGCCATGAACACCCAGTTGGGTAAAAGTTTGCAAAGCCCGTATTTTTCGGCCCTGACCGTGTTTGTGGTGGCCGCCGTGGGTCTCGGGATTTACAACGCAGTAACGCAGCAGGCATTACCGGCTACTTCCCGGTTTGCGGAGGCGCCCGGCTGGAGTTATGTGGGCGGGGTATTGGGCGGAGCGTACATTCTCCTGATTGTCATCTGCGCGCCCCGGTTAGGAATTGGAAACGTAACCCTGATGGTTTTACTCGGGCAGGTGCTGGCGGCCCTGCTGATCGATCAGTTCGGATTACTCAACGCCCCGGTCCACGTCATCACCTGGCAACGACTGGCCGGGGTTCTGCTGGTGGTGGCCGGTGTCTATATCGTTCGGACGTACTAGGCTTTTTCAATTGCGGACGAAACTTTTGGAAAAACAGGTTTCGATTTAAGCATGAACGTTCATGTGCGGTGTAATCGATTGTTACAGGCCTACATCGAAAGGTAGGAGAAGGATGTACGGTAATACCGTGAAATGAAAATCAACCTGTTGGAAGGATAAAAAACTTGTAGAAGGGAAAAACGGACTGCGTAACTTCGCTTTTGAGCGAGTGAAGAAGAACAAGGAAACACGGTGTTATGAACCTGGTATTGGAAGCTATACACAAATCCATTATGGAATAGTTCTATAAAAAGAAGTGCCTTTACTGTGAGAAGGAGTATGAAGCTAGAAGGGTTGATAGTACGTTCTGCTGTCAGGGGTGTCAGAAGGCTCATTTAAGGCTTCGAATACAAACAACTTAACAAGAGGTGAATTCACCTCTTGTTAAGTTGTTTGTATTTACTATTTGATATTTATTTTCAATATTTTCTTTAAGAACATTGAAAGCATTTCTGTATACTCTTCTATATTTAAGTAGCTACTCAATGGATTGCCTGTACTGATTATCTTACCAATTGTTTCAATTACGCCAGCCTCCTTCTTTGAAAAAGGTGCGACTGTATAAAAGTCTTCCAATTCGCCTGAGAAAATAAATATGTTTGCAGCTCGTAGCTCCAAAATAAACTTTTTAACTTCTTCAATTAATGGATCATTTGCTAATTGAGAAATGCTCTTATATTTTCCGGAACCATAAATGGAAATAATTTTTGATTTTATAGCGTTTAATGAATTATGATAAGTTTGATTAAATTGAAGGTTTTTAAAAAATTCATTTAGTCCATCCCTTAAAAAATCAAAATCTGAAGTTGTAATATTTGCAATTCCTAATTCATCAAGTATTGCTTTGTATTTATATAATTCCCCTTTACCCCCTGTGTTTATAATTGATACATTATAGTTGTTAAGCCAATTCCTCCCTAAAATAATTTCTGAGCCATCTGTATTGACAATTGTAGTATTGCTACCTATTTCCTTTGCCGCTTCTTCTATAAAATATTTTTCAGCTCCTTCAGTTAAAATAACGGCATCTGCAAAAAACATTTCTGCGTTTTGCTTCTTTACTAAAATTTGCTTTTTCTTTGAATCATTAAAATATATATTAGTTCCAACTGTGGACACACCAGCTTTTTTGACAGAAATGATATTTTGATTATCGTAAACGGATGTTATAAACTCAGGCGAGTGAGTCGTTAAAATTACTTGATTGGAACCATCTCCAATAAAACTATTAAGACGGTCTGAGATTACCCTTCGACCGTGCGGATGTAAGTATAATTCAGGCTCTTCAATCGCAAGTAATGAATTTCCGCTATGCGCTACATTTCGAATATAGAAATCAAAAAGACCAATCAAAACAGCGCTTTGAATGCCAGCACCTTTATCTTTCAACTCACTGCTGAATCCGTCATTAACATAGATTAAAGCATTTTTGTAAACATCTTGCTTACTATCAGGATTTAATAGAAAAGAAATACTAGTGTTAGGGAATGCTACATCTATAGACTTATTAACTATTTGACTTTCTAAGTTTTGAAATACATTTTTTGACGCGTTCTTAACTATTTCAAAAGCAGACTCAAGTTGTGAATTGTTTGGACTTATATAAGCTTTTAATAATTTACCATACCAAGAGTATGATGTGATTCTAAGTTGATCTTTAGGGTCTCGAAACGCCGGTATTATAGCACTCTGTATAAGAGTTGTTCGTAGGCTACAGTTAAAGGCTAGTATCCAATTATCTTCTTTTTTTTCTTTATATAAGAAAACTAACTCTCTATTAAGTTTGCCTTCTTCTGAATAGAAGCCAATAAAAGCGATTGCAAAGAATTGTGAATTGAGAAATTCTGATTCATAAGTGCCCTTACAATATGATTTTCCGCCTATCCATCTTTTCTTAAATTCATTGTTATCTATTTTTGTTTGCCCTTCTTCAGAGCAGAAATAAAATAATTTGTTTATTGTTGATTCTGTAAAAGTATTTGTATTAACGTTAGCAAGCTCTGATGTGTCTTTCTTAGAAACATTATAAAAAGCGGTATTTTTTACTTCACTAAAATCTATATTCTCTAATTGGCCTAATTCGTTTGTCTCTCGTGTTATCTCACACCATATAAAAATTCTTTTACTTTTATCGCCACAGAAAAAATCTGATTCAGTAATATTTTCTGACCTATTGTAAGTGGGCGAGTACTCTCCCAACAGTAGATCTATAGCTTTGACGATATTGCTTTTTCCAGCATTGTTTCTACCAACTATTACATTTCTACCTTTTTGTAGTTTGATATCTAAATTTTCAATTGAGCGAAAATTTTGTATGAGTAACCTTGATAAGAACATGGATGTGTAGGAGATATTAACATTGTTGGCACTAATGCAAATATATGTTCCCATTTGCATCCTTCGATGAAGAAATTGGTTATTTTCTAAGGCTCAATTGACTTGTAACAGATGTAACAACAAAAAAGCCCCAAATCTTGCGATTTGAGGCTTTTTGCTCCCGAAGCTGGGCTCGAACCAGCGACCCTCTGATTAACAGTCAGATGCTCTAACCGACTGAGCTATTCGGGATCGTTGACGTCTCCGTCGTATTGTGGTGCAAAAGTAGAGCCGCGGCGGGATTTATGCAAGAGGTAGCGGTAAAAAATAATGAAGAATGAAGAATGAATGATGAAAATGGATTGATGACGAACGGGTTAGCACTGTAAAATTTTTTCGCACTCTGCGCTCCGCCGCACCCCCTCAGGCCCTCAGCGCTCCAAACGCCCCACTCATTATTCATTCGCCATTGCAGCCCGCCGCCGCGGTTCATTCGATCAATACCGATGCTGCGTCCCCGGCACGCGCTCCAGGATGATCTGCTTGATGGTCCGGGCGTCGCCCTTGGAGAAGTTCTTGATCACAATCTCCGGACGGGCCCGGGGCAGTACCCGGATCGTCGCGAAGAACATGCCGCTGTCGATCTCCACCCCCGAAATGTCCGAGTAAAAAACAAAATTCTCGTTGCCGCCAATCAGCTTGCGCGTCCGGAAGGTCACACCTTTGTCGTCCAGAACGACTTCGTCACGGTTGATGGGATCTTTGAAACTGCTGGAACGAAATACTTCAGCCATGTGAATAGGTTGGTAGATAGGATGGATAACAGTGACAGAGAGCTTGTAAAGCCAACGACCGATTGGCTACGCCGCAACTTAATCACTTCTTCGGAACATATACAACTTTCTTGGTTTCGAAAAACGGCTCCTCAAAGTAATCCGAAAGGTCGTAGAGCCGGTAACGGTCCTTGATCTCGGACAGCTCTTCGTCCAGTTCGCCGCCTTTCAGGTACAGAACCCCGTTGGGCAGGTCGTTGTTGCCATTTTTGTGAATCTTGTACCGCACCCAGCCCATAAACGGCTTCAGGCGCGTAACGGCCCGGCTCACCACAAAATCGTAGGTGCTGCTCAGGTGCTCCACCCGGACCTGCTCGGCCCGCACGTTGGTCAGGCCCAGCGCCGAAGCCACTTCGGTCACGACTTTGATCTTTTTGCCGATGCTGTCCACCAGGTGGAAATCGACCAGCGGAAACAGAATGGCCAGCGGAATGCCCGGAAAACCGCCGCCCGTGCCGACGTCCAGAATTTCGGTGCCCGGCTTGAACTGGATGATTTTGGCAATCGCCAGCGAGTGCAGCACGTGCTTCTCGTACAGCGCGTCGATGTCCTGACGCGAGATGACGTTGATCTGCGCGTTCCATTCCCGGTACAGATCGCCCAGCGCCGTCAGCTGCTCGATCTGCCGGTCGGTCAGGCGGGGGAAATAATGCTTGATTCGGTTTATATCTACAGTGGTACTCATCGCCACATCAGCTTGTTTTTACGCCGCGAAAATAACGTTTTTAGGCCCGCCCCGGCGAAAAACCCGGCCAGAACGACATCCATGACCGGAATGCCGACCCAGTGAACCGTACGCCCCAGCCGCCAGCTAATCCGCCCGACGACCAGCCAGAACGCCAGCAAACGCAGCAGAATGGCACCGAGGCCGATCAGCCAGAGCCCGGTTTCCCGTTCGTACAGCATTGCGGGCCAGCCGGTCCGGAGCAGGTCCGGAAGGGCCAGACCCACAATGGCCGGAGTCAGCACCCACGTCAGTACGTGCGTGAGCGATAACAGGCCGAGCCACGCTTTGTTTCGGGTCCGGTAATACCGGCCCACCGACAGATGCCGCCGCTTCTGCCGCCGCCACGTTTCCCAGGTTTCTTTCGGTTTCGATTCCGTGAAGGTTTCGGGGTAAAGGCTGACGGCCACGTTCCGGGAGGTAGCCACCTCGTTCAGAAACAGGTCGTCGTCGCCGCCCAGCACCCGCATGTGGCTGTAAAAACCCCGGTTGGCCAGAAAAAGGTCGCGGCGATACATCAGGTTGCGCCCTACCCCCATGTACGGATTTCCCGTCAGGGCGAGCGAAAAGTACTGAACCGCCGTGTACAGTGTTTCGTAGCGAATAATCCGGTTGAGCCAGCCGCGCCGCCGTTCGTAGGGCGAAAAGCCGAGGACGATTTCCTTCACCGGGTCGGCCAGGTGCGCCGCCATGCCCGCCAGCCAGCGGTCCGAAGCCGGGCGGCAGTCGGCGTCGGTGAGCAGCACGGTGTCGTACACGGCCTTCCGGATGCCGATGGTCAGGGCGTATTTCTTGGGCGTCACGTGCTCGTGTTCGCGGTCGATGTGGAAGAACCGCAGCCGCGGAAACTGGCCCGCCACTTCTTCCAGCCAGTCGCGGGTGCCGTCGCCAGAACGATCGTTCATGACAATGATTTCGAAGGCCGGGTACTGCTGGGCATCCAGCAGCGGAATGAGTTCCTGCAGGTTGGCCAGTTCGTTCCAGGCGCAGACAATGATGGAAACGCCCGGCGTGTAAGCGCCTACCGAAGGTTCATCCGGCAGCGAAACCGGGTCCTGGTAAAAGGCCGTCCGGGAAAAAATAAAAAGAATGTAAAGTAGCTGAATGCCAGCCAGTAGCAGAAAGACAGCCAGAAGGAGTGAAGTCACGGACGGGTAGAGTGATTAACCAAATAGCGTACGGATTGAATACTTTTGCAAAAGTACAGGAAAGTTTGACGTGTAAAGTTTAAGGTTGAACGTTTAACGTGGTTTAATCTTGAACAAGCCCGAATGGACACCTTACACGTTAAACCTTAAACTTTACACGCCGATAATGACATTCAGCATAGAAACGACCGATCCGGGTTCCAAAGCCCGCATCGGGTTACTGACGACCGACCACGGACCGGTTCAGACGCCCATTTTCATGCCCGTCGGGACGGCCGGGACGGTGAAAGCGGTACACCAGCGCGAACTCGTGCAGGACGTGAACGCGGAAATTATTCTGGGAAACACCTACCACCTGTACCTGCGTCCCGGTCTGGACATTCTCGAACGGGCGGGCGGCCTCCACGCCTTCAACGGCTGGCAGCGGCCCATCCTGACCGACAGCGGCGGTTATCAGGTGTATTCGCTGTCGAACACGCGCAAGATCAAGGAAGAGGGCGTTACGTTTAAATCCCACATCGACGGTTCCAAACACATCTTCACGCCGGAAGGCGTCATGGACATCCAGCGGACCATCGGAGCCGACATCATCATGGCCTTCGACGAGTGTACGCCTTACCCCTGCGAATACGGCTATGCGCGCGAATCGATGGAAATGACCCACCGCTGGCTGCGCCGTTGCATCGATCGTTTCGACGGTACGCCGCCCAAATACGGCTATCAGCAAACCCTTTTTCCCATCGTGCAGGGCAGTACCTATAAAGATTTGCGCATCCAGTCGGCAGAATTCATCGCCAGCCAGGAGCGGGAGGGAAACGCCATCGGCGGCCTGGCCGTGGGCGAACCGGCCGAAGAAATGTACCGGACCATCGAAGTCGTCAATGCAATTCTGCCGTTGGATAAACCCCGTTATCTGATGGGCGTCGGCACGCCGGAAAACATTCTGGAAGGCATCGCACGGGGCGTGGATATGTTCGACTGCGTCATGCCGACCCGCAACGCCCGGCACGGCATTCTCTTTACTACACAGGGGATTATCAACATCAAAAACGAAAAGTGGAAGGACGATTTCAGCCCGATCGACCCCGGACTGGAAGGCTACGCCAGCAGCTTTTATACGAAGGCGTACGTGCGACACCTCTTCAAGGCCGAAGAATTACTTTCGGGGCAGGTAGCCAGTCTGCAGAACCTGACGTTCTACCTCTGGCTGGTGCGCCAGGCCAGGGAGCATATCCGCGCCGGAACCTTCGTAAACTGGAAAAATAGCCTTATTCCGACCCTCATGCAGCGGCTTTAATTTTCGATGATACGGCCCAAACAATGCCAATACTATCTTGTTTGTAAACTAAATGAATTTCTATAGCTTTGCGGCAACCCGGTTGGGAGCCACGATGAAAGCTGCATATGTCCGAAAACCACACTGTTAACATTCAACTACCAAACAATAACCTGTTAAGTATGAAAAAAGTATCCTTGTTTGTGAAGGCTGCGGGGCTGGCTCTGCTGGCATCGGCTGGCGCTTTTGCCCAGTACAACCCGAAAGCTTCTTATGAGGGTCCTGCCAAACTGAATACCTGGTCGGTATCCATTCACGGTGGTCCAACCCAATTCTTTGGAGACCTGAGAGAATATGACTTTTATCCGGTAGGCCAGACAAATATTGACAGCTACAACGAACGGCGCTCGGCTTTTGTCGGAGTGGCGGTCGGCAAGCAGCTTTCGCACCTGTTTGGGCTGCAACTGGGAGGCAGCTTTGGAAATCTCGTCGGAATGAAACGCCGGATTTACAACTCCTACTTCCGTTCGAACTTCATCCAGGGCGATCTGACGGCCAGCGTCAACCTGAAAAGCCTGCTGTTTGGCGTCAACAAAATGAAACGCTGGAAAATGGACGCT from Tellurirhabdus rosea harbors:
- a CDS encoding glycosyltransferase gives rise to the protein MTSLLLAVFLLLAGIQLLYILFIFSRTAFYQDPVSLPDEPSVGAYTPGVSIIVCAWNELANLQELIPLLDAQQYPAFEIIVMNDRSGDGTRDWLEEVAGQFPRLRFFHIDREHEHVTPKKYALTIGIRKAVYDTVLLTDADCRPASDRWLAGMAAHLADPVKEIVLGFSPYERRRGWLNRIIRYETLYTAVQYFSLALTGNPYMGVGRNLMYRRDLFLANRGFYSHMRVLGGDDDLFLNEVATSRNVAVSLYPETFTESKPKETWETWRRQKRRHLSVGRYYRTRNKAWLGLLSLTHVLTWVLTPAIVGLALPDLLRTGWPAMLYERETGLWLIGLGAILLRLLAFWLVVGRISWRLGRTVHWVGIPVMDVVLAGFFAGAGLKTLFSRRKNKLMWR
- a CDS encoding DMT family transporter gives rise to the protein MSNQLLYILLAVGAGAMIPFQSAMNTQLGKSLQSPYFSALTVFVVAAVGLGIYNAVTQQALPATSRFAEAPGWSYVGGVLGGAYILLIVICAPRLGIGNVTLMVLLGQVLAALLIDQFGLLNAPVHVITWQRLAGVLLVVAGVYIVRTY
- a CDS encoding ATP-dependent nuclease; translation: MFLSRLLIQNFRSIENLDIKLQKGRNVIVGRNNAGKSNIVKAIDLLLGEYSPTYNRSENITESDFFCGDKSKRIFIWCEITRETNELGQLENIDFSEVKNTAFYNVSKKDTSELANVNTNTFTESTINKLFYFCSEEGQTKIDNNEFKKRWIGGKSYCKGTYESEFLNSQFFAIAFIGFYSEEGKLNRELVFLYKEKKEDNWILAFNCSLRTTLIQSAIIPAFRDPKDQLRITSYSWYGKLLKAYISPNNSQLESAFEIVKNASKNVFQNLESQIVNKSIDVAFPNTSISFLLNPDSKQDVYKNALIYVNDGFSSELKDKGAGIQSAVLIGLFDFYIRNVAHSGNSLLAIEEPELYLHPHGRRVISDRLNSFIGDGSNQVILTTHSPEFITSVYDNQNIISVKKAGVSTVGTNIYFNDSKKKQILVKKQNAEMFFADAVILTEGAEKYFIEEAAKEIGSNTTIVNTDGSEIILGRNWLNNYNVSIINTGGKGELYKYKAILDELGIANITTSDFDFLRDGLNEFFKNLQFNQTYHNSLNAIKSKIISIYGSGKYKSISQLANDPLIEEVKKFILELRAANIFIFSGELEDFYTVAPFSKKEAGVIETIGKIISTGNPLSSYLNIEEYTEMLSMFLKKILKINIK
- the rsmG gene encoding 16S rRNA (guanine(527)-N(7))-methyltransferase RsmG; translated protein: MSTTVDINRIKHYFPRLTDRQIEQLTALGDLYREWNAQINVISRQDIDALYEKHVLHSLAIAKIIQFKPGTEILDVGTGGGFPGIPLAILFPLVDFHLVDSIGKKIKVVTEVASALGLTNVRAEQVRVEHLSSTYDFVVSRAVTRLKPFMGWVRYKIHKNGNNDLPNGVLYLKGGELDEELSEIKDRYRLYDLSDYFEEPFFETKKVVYVPKK
- the tgt gene encoding tRNA guanosine(34) transglycosylase Tgt, with protein sequence MTFSIETTDPGSKARIGLLTTDHGPVQTPIFMPVGTAGTVKAVHQRELVQDVNAEIILGNTYHLYLRPGLDILERAGGLHAFNGWQRPILTDSGGYQVYSLSNTRKIKEEGVTFKSHIDGSKHIFTPEGVMDIQRTIGADIIMAFDECTPYPCEYGYARESMEMTHRWLRRCIDRFDGTPPKYGYQQTLFPIVQGSTYKDLRIQSAEFIASQEREGNAIGGLAVGEPAEEMYRTIEVVNAILPLDKPRYLMGVGTPENILEGIARGVDMFDCVMPTRNARHGILFTTQGIINIKNEKWKDDFSPIDPGLEGYASSFYTKAYVRHLFKAEELLSGQVASLQNLTFYLWLVRQAREHIRAGTFVNWKNSLIPTLMQRL
- a CDS encoding DUF481 domain-containing protein; its protein translation is MLRRLALVGLCLTGWPARAQLNESDTTRLQVRAALTGNYQKGNVEVSTVRGKLDVVLSPDRVSPDQVWVFKSQNASLYQAFYGVKADNDLFSRNYLYYRPGRRVYPFAIAYLSTNYRRKIDLRYFAGAGGTGQLIRRPGHTLKLAAGAVYESTRFTAATFNETRYDGSETIGVWRVTTWLGGWHSLWDGHLRLYYDAYYQPALSDTRNYRWQYDVGVDFPVWKGLSFNALYTYTHENVVVQRIRPDDRILTVGLAYALRKVHRR